One stretch of Punica granatum isolate Tunisia-2019 chromosome 5, ASM765513v2, whole genome shotgun sequence DNA includes these proteins:
- the LOC116206698 gene encoding protease inhibitor HPI-like — translation MASINVPGKSSWPELVGKNGGDAATTIINENPNVFVVIIPPSATGHVTAVTGDDNGSRVRVFVDDRCVVTSVPTIG, via the exons ATGGCAAGCATCAACGTTCCTG GGAAGAGCTCGTGGCCGGAGCTGGTAGGGAAAAATGGGGGAGACGCAGCGACAACAATAATCAATGAGAATCCAAATGTGTTCGTGGTGATAATCCCCCCGTCAGCCACCGGCCACGTCACCGCCGTTACTGGCGACGACAATGGTAGTCGTGTCCGTGTCTTCGTCGATGACCGCTGCGTTGTCACCAGTGTCCCTACTATTGGATAA
- the LOC116206699 gene encoding protease inhibitor HPI-like has product MASINVPGKSSWPELVGKNGGEAATTIISENPNVFVVIIPSATGHITPVSADYNSGRVRVSVDEHCIVTNVPKIG; this is encoded by the exons ATGGCAAGCATCAACGTTCCTG GGAAGAGCTCGTGGCCGGAGCTTGTAGGAAAAAATGGGGGGGAAGCGGCGACAACAATAATCAGTGAGAATCCAAATGTGTTCGTGGTGATAATCCCGTCAGCCACCGGCCACATCACCCCCGTTTCTGCCGACTACAACAGCGGTCGTGTCCGTGTCTCCGTTGATGAACACTGCATTGTCACCAATGTCCCTAAAATTGGATAA